In the genome of Phacochoerus africanus isolate WHEZ1 chromosome 5, ROS_Pafr_v1, whole genome shotgun sequence, the window cagcaactcgggatccaagccgcgtctgcaacctacaccacagctcacggcaacgccagatcgttaacccactgagcaagggcagggaccaaacccgcaacctcacggttcctagtcggattcgttaaccactgcgccacgacgggaacttccgtGATATGTTACTTTAAAACTTTGTTTCAAatcactttttttagggccctacctgggacatatggaagtttccagaataggggttgaatcagagctgcaggtactGGCCTACagtacagtcacagcaactcgggatccgagccacgtctgtgacctatatacaccacagctcatggcaacacccgatccctaacccactgagcgaggccagggattaaatctacATCCTTgtaggtactagttgggttcattaccactgagccacaacaggaacaccctataaatttttttgatatgCACAACATGAACTTTTGTTTCATGtaattaaatttatgtatttataacacttttaagttgcattttaaatcagttttatttgaaacatatataaaactattttctcaaatgagtttgtttctattcacCAAACATTGATTGAAACTTATTATAGGTACAGTAGTGactacaagaaaaagaaatataaggctTTGAAGAAACATTCCCTAGATAAGCTATGGAATGGCAGTCTCtttagtcttttaatttttttttttttgctatttctttgggccgctctcgcggcatatggaggttcccaggctaggggtccaatcggagctgtagccactggcctacgccagagccacagcaacgcgggatccaagccgcgtctgcaacctacaccacagctcacggcaacgccggatcgtcaacccactgagcaagggcagggatcgaacccgcaaactcatggttcctagtcggattcgttaaccactgcaccacgacgggaactcctagtcttttaattattaaagaaaaattttaaaaataaaaagttgcagTTCTCTTGTGCAAAATGTTAAGTATCACCATTGTCACTacagtgtgggttcagtctctggccaggggaacttccacatgctgtggccaaaaaaagaaaaaaatgtcactggGGTTCTCTAGTGACCCAGCAGTTAAGggtctagcgttgtcactgctacagcatGGGTTtaattgctggcccaggaacttctgcatgccacaggtgtggcaaaaaaaaaaaaaaaaaaagttaatggccATCTCATTGTCTTAACCACAatggctattttcttttttagtattatCTTCCATACTTTGTCCACATGTATAATTATAGTAAACATACCTTTTTACATCTCTTTTCATGTAATATAAACATTTACCATCAATATTTGAGTACCTGCCTATAACTGACAGACTAAGCAACTTTTTTTGTCCTTGTGCTATTTTCCTGTGTACTTAGTTGTAGCTGTTTCttccagaatttaaaaagaaattattgttgCTTCCCCAAATTTAGGTtactttgatttacattttatttatccttgtCTGGAGaacatgttttatatttgttagaactttattttctcttgtgTGAACTTCCTCTTTAAATCCTTTGTTCATTAATCTTTTGTGGTCTTAGGTTACAAGTGCATTAAATGTACTTCTACTAAATGTTAAATTAgacttttctgtatattttatttataataaaggaAAGTATTATATGGGGGATCACTTCTACAAGAAATGTGTATCCATAATTAGTTCATATTAGTCACAGGTaacatttttaaatcatagtaagcagatgggaaaattttaaaaagcagaattgtTGAAATGGGTTTCCATtcatataaatagataaaattaagaTGTTTGTTCTGAGACCACATGGCAAGGGGAACCTTTTTAGCCCCACAGTCCTTAAAGGGAAACCCCTCTATTCCTGTATACCCCCCATCATTCCTTGCTGTATCTGCAAGTCTGACAGCCGTACTCTTAAGATTGTTCTTCACTAGATAGGAGCAATGGTGAGTATGTAACTTTCTCTCTTATCTGGAGTCTAGTAAATATTATCAGATATTTTGGAAatctttaactcatttaatatcaatgtttctgtttcatcttgaaaATTGACATTTGTCTTTGAACACTTCCTTTCAACAGAGTCAGACTGAAAAATTAGCAAAGGTTTACCAGCCAAAACGCTCAGTCTTATCTCCTAAAAGTACTATTGCTGTTGCCCATCTTTTGGCCGCAAGACAAGACTTGTCAAAGATTTTAAGGACAAGCAGTGGCTCTATAAGAGAAAAGACTGCCTGTGCCATCAACAAGGTGATGagaataccttttattttctttcatatacatttatttctgtttataaaataatttaacataccTTTTCTTGTCCCATAGGTATTGATGGGCAGGGTTCCTGACAGAGGAGGTAGACCCAACGAAATTGAACCTCCACCCCCAGAGATGCCACCATGGCAGAAAAGGCAAGATGGCCCCCAGCAGCAAGCAGGAGgccgaggaggagggagaggtggttACGAACATTCCTCGTATGGAGGACGAGGAGGTCATGaacaaggaggagggagaggtggacGTGGTGGCGGTGGCTACGACCATGGTGGccgagggggaggaagaggaaataagCATCAAGGAGGCTGGACAGATGGAGggagtggaggaggaggtggctaCCAAGATGGTGGTTACCGAGATTCGGGTTTCCAGCCAGGTGGCTATCATGGTGGCCACAGTGGTGGCTATCAAGGCGGTGGTTATGGTGGCTTCCAAACATCGACATATACGGGAAGTGGATACCAGGGTGGTGGATATCAGCAGGACAATAGATACCAGGACAGTGGGCACCATGGTGGTGATCGAGGCAGTGGTCGAGGAGGGAGAGGTGGTCGTGGAGGCCGAGGTGGACGTGGTGCAGGCCAGGGAGGAggttggggaggaagagggagccaGAATTATCACCAAGGGGGACAGTTTGAACAGCACTTCCAGCATGGAGGTTACCAGTATAATCATTCTGGATTTGGACAGGGAAGACATTATACTAGTTGAGGCTACACACCTTACATTTTGCTAGAGCTCAAGTAATAGAAACTTAGTTTCAGAATCCTGAATCCAGCATGGATTTTGAATTAATGTGACACCAGAGGTGGCAGGCAGATTTCTGCTTGGCATAAGCATTTGTAGGTCTTCATTcaatactgttctttttttttttttcccccccttaatGGACTTACATAAtgcttgtttatttgagaaaCACATACAGTACTCTCCTTTGTATGAAGAATTTCTTAACAGGTAATTATAATTGCCTTTAATTGACCAGTAAACTAATTCCACAGCCAGAACATGCATACTTTTGTGAAGAAATTACTTGAATAAGTAGTTTTCATGGTTTTCAATATGTGATTTTGAAAAATGAGGATTCTCCTAGATTTTTTTAGATTAACAACTAGGAAACCGTCCTCATTATTAACAATCCATTTATATGTGTTTTCCTTAAAGTATTCTAATGCCTATTTTCCAAGCACAGTTCTGCCCTGATTGGCTTTTTATTCAAAGAGGTTATGCAACATTTGCTTCATAATAGAACTTTTAGATCAGTTCCTATTAAATGAGCTCTTCTGCAAACAGCACAGTCAGTAGCCTTATCCTTTCAGTGGAATACTGTACCATATGCTCAACTCTGAAAACCTTGAACACGGCTAAAATCCGTCAAGATTATAAGAGCAAACTAAGTTGTGAACCTATAGTACATGTAGGCATTTAGTTTAAGTAGAGCAATTCAAACTGACCTGCATCCATTCAAAACAAGTTCCTCCTTCACCTTATTTTTACTTGAAATCTGCTAGAAGAAACAGCAATCTGAAATTTGTTTTATGCACGAGTTAATACCACTGGCTCAGCAAATACAAGTTAATTTGCTTTGGGCAGGAGACTTTTTGTAATGGAAGAAATGCACTACCAAGTTAAGAGGACAGATTTTGCTTAGAGCAGGAGGCCCTTTATTATTGCTGCAGAACAAAAGCCTGGCTGAGTTGATGTTTGACACTCTTCTTTACTGAAATCTACATGACACTTGTTGCTGGGTTTTTGTACACGTAAATATTGTCAAGCTGTGAAAGAAAATGGCTGGAGGTGTGCTTTGTGTGAAAGGTGAGCAATAAAAGTGTATGTTCTCTCTTTGGTTGGAGTTTTATTTTAGCcacttttttaaactgaattattCTGAATGCTTATTTCAAGCTTATGAACTAAGGCCTTTGTATCCCAAAGATTCTCAAGTGTTGCCTTGAAACATAATTTTTGATGAGTGAGAATCCTTACCCTAAAACCTTAAGTAAATTGAAAAATAGCTTTATCTGGATTTACCTTTTTTACTACAGTGTTATAGCTGGAAAATTTAGGAACTCGTCTCTGGCCACTAGGTGTAGCTGTTGCTACACAGTGTGTTAGGCAAAGATCCATTAATAGGCCTGAACttttaggtgtttttgtttgtttctcttaagagtgagagacatttttttttaaaaggaagttcattgaaaatacaaatattgtttgtggagttcctgtcgtggctcagtggaaatgaatctgactagcatccatgaggacgcaggttcaatccctggctttgctcagtaggttaaggatccagtgttgccatgagctatggtgtaagtccagacgtgactcggatcccatgttgctgtggcataggccagcagctacagttccaatttggcccctagcctgggaacctccatatgctgcaggtgcagccctaaaaagatcaacaaTGACGAccacaacaaaatatatatgtttgtaaaAAATCGTACTTCCTTTTCCTGCTAAATTGGGCTTTTTAGAGTAAGGAATCAACTTATGACTTACcgttaaaaatattccatttgctaaaccagctataatggaaaaaaataaaaatcattatgttaaaaaaaatactccatttGCTGTTGAGATAAGCACATTCTTTTGATAGTTGAAACCGTTTTTAAAAGCCTcaatcattttgttatttttagctgTTCATTAGATTTTTCAACTAGCATTTACCATCCTAAAATGTTCAAACTTAAAAGacaatatacttttattttttatgaaagatTTTAAGTTCTGCCTTGAAAGTtttgtgttctctctttttttgcttattacTATGTATAAGTTTCATATTAGAAGTAAAATTGTTAAGGATTCCTATCTAAAAATGATATCTTAGAATGTATTAACACGTACCTTAGTATTTGCTTTAATCTGTTTTCTAGCCTCAGACTCtacaatatatttaatatgtttttcttttgacaaacaattttgacttatttttgtGGGTAATAGATTAATTTTCATATATGAGCATATAAGAAAACATGAAACATCTCTCCACCGTGGctctaaaatttacattttttttcctgcttcaaactaaaaatttttttcacattataaacCCATAAAAGAATTGTCTTTTAGTTTCTGTTCTTTGACATTTATTAAGTTTTCCAGAAAGAGGATATTGCAAACCACCAGttagttttgttattttaaaataaaggtacgTTGTATAGAGTGTTGAATCTGTATACATTCTTAATCTTTATTTGTAGAAAAGATGACTTACTGGAGTAGGGAATGTGGGGatttcttggaaaaataaaaattttagggaaTGTTTAACATGAAATCAAAATATTGTCTCTTAAACGGATACTCAGACAGCACCTTTTGTTAGTgctttgtttcttcctctgtcaGAACTAGAACAGGATGTCAACATTCTCTATGAAAATTATCAAAGGTGTGCCactatcattttcatttcttgctCTCTATCTAGATTTAAACTGAGCTAGTATCTGTTGGGACTCAAGGTGGGCCACACAAAAATATGTCACAATGGCATATTGATTAtcttgaattaaagttacttaagacaTAGCCAATGCTAGAGGGACACTGACCCTCCTTCCTGTCTCACTGAAAGTAAGAATTAAGTCTCATGTGAAAGATGCACTCCTGGCATCTGGAGACAGAAGAACATACATCCTTACTGCCAGAGGTAGGGAATTTGGGTCGAGAAGCTGGTATAAACAaactttgttacttttttttattattattatcactcaatgaattttattacatttatagttgtacaatgatcaacTATCTCAAACCCAAACTCTGATTTAgatattttgcaaataaagtgcCCAAAGCCAAAACTTTGTCCTCTTcctcacaaatattttttttcttttgtctaaaaaatataaaagctgcctgctttggctAGGTTTCATTTCTGTGAGACTTAAGTGTgcacaaattaaaatttatttttctccagttaatctgtctcatgtcagttTTATTATTAGTCCAGCCACAAGAATTCAAGAGGGGTTGAGGtagaaatttctctctcttcAGCACATCCAGCTGGAATGTAGTTAAATTTGTGCTGAGGAAGAGCATCTGAAATCATTTCTATATAgacttgacccttgaacagtgtGCGGGTTAGGGTTGCTGACCCTCAATGCCGTTGTCTCTTGGTATCCATGGAGGGTTGGTTCTAGGACCGATTTAGGTTGAcctaacattaaaaatacattcctCACAGGGTGTCTAATGTTACACAAAACTTTTTCCCTCACTAACATGATTCTAGTCACTAGAAATGCTGTGTATTGTTCAGTGCTACATTTCCATGTTTGTATGTTAGTGTATTCTTAGGGTTCTGATCACTGATTAAAGCAGGTATACATGTTAGTATTTAAACTCACTCATTCACCTGAGTGCCTTTAGTCACCTGCAAAATGATGTTGGTAAAGGTGTTCGCATAAACATAACTGTTGACATGAGGACTTGCATAGTAAAACATTCAGTTCCTActaagtataaatgaaaaaagcctggggtggaaatagaaaaataaaatttaacatgtcCCCTAGGAATGTGAGGGAAAACCTTGGGGAATAGTCTATGAGGATGACCtgtatttattaaattatgtTATACTTTCCTTAAGAAGAGAAGCCTGCAGTTCAGTTCAGTAAACACCTGAGTGtctactctatgccaggcactatgttGAGCATCTGAAGTACAGAGATAGGTTAGAAAGTCCCTGCCTTGGAAAATgatcagtggcagagccagaaacaGATCATTGTAGCAATAGGATAATAAAAACTGAACACTGTAACAGGGTTACCAGCCTAGCACGGTCTTCAGCATTGCTCACATGAGGTAGAAATTGGCAGGGGATGTTGGAAAGATTGCAGGAGCCAGGTAATAGAGGGCTCCACATACTTTCCTAAGTAACTTGgaactaatttatattttttagtatGCTAAGGCTTGTAGCATGGTCAGCTTTGGATTCTCTATGAATCACTGGCTAAAAAGTAGAGAATAGATTTAAGGAGGGGGCAAAGATTGGAATCAAAAGCTTAGAATTTAAACTCATGTAGTATAACAGGGGTAGAGAAAGGACAAATTCAGGAAGTATTTAGGAGGTTAAATTATAGGATTTTATTGGTTAGAGTAAGAATaagtgttgtgtgtatgtgtgtctgtgaccAGAGGACAATACCACTAATTGTAATCAGAATATAAGAAGGAGTAAAGGTGtatgcggggggtggggagggggaggtgggagtgATTTCAATCTGAAACTCAAGAAAATGCCTAGAGGTAGAGATTTGGGAAAGATCAGCATCCAGTGATTTTTTGAATTGGACCATTCAATCGAATGATTCTGTATTAGATCACccaaagaggggggaaaaacatTGGACCAAGGAAGGCATCCTGAGTAATAATCATTTAAGAGGTGATGGAACAAGGTCACAGAAGTAAAAGGAAACCAGAGCAGTTGGCATCCTCTTCATCAAGAGCAATGTGGTAACTACTGATACCCACGTTTCCCACATAAGGAGAGTGAAGCCCAGGGTGGATGAGTAGTTGGCCCATATCCATGTAGCTGGTAAGCAGGGGAGCTGGAATGAAACCCAGGCAGTCTTGCTCCAGAGTCCTGTAACCAACAATTCCATCTGCTACAGAGCCAAGGCTTAAAAATATCCATTACATCTTAGCTTTTCAAGAGCACTTTAGAATAAATGCCAGTTTCCTAGAGTTTGAAGGAAGAATGAGAGGCAAAACTAACTTTAGACTAGTTCTGGAAGCTTCACTGAGAAGGGAAGGACAGagtaaaatactataaaaaccTAGTGGGGTGAAATGTATTTTGAAAGGTTACAAAAGGCAAAGGAAGTTTTCAAGAACACTTAGTAACTGAATATCTTTGGAAACTCAAAAGTGTCAACTACAAAATTCTTTAGGAATTGAAAGTAAACCTTCACTGTATCTTAATGGTATTTTTTATGAGGCATTTAACAAGATTTATCaagttttcttttagaaaggTATAAATCCTTAGAGCAGATAGGTTAACCCCTATTTATACATAATTTCCAGAACTTACCAAGGCCTTAAAACCTTCTGTAATGTCTCCTAAGAATTACGTGCTTCAGAGTCCTTTCTCTTAACAGAGACCAGTTATGTGGTGTGGAAGACCATTCACAAGTCAACTACACTAATGTGAAACTCAGAAAAACTAATTCTCACTAATCCCCAATTttcagaaattaatgaaaaaaaaattgaatgaaataagCAGAAAGTAAACCCTACCCTAAAGGGATAAACAAGGGCTAGTTTGTAATCTTATTTATAATGACGATGACTTGTAACAGTTTAAAATCTTGTAGGGCTGCTATCAATTAACCTCTTACCTGGTTATTAAAGTGCTTGCTAGAAGAAGAAAAGTGATGGAAAGTCTCCCTTAGAGGCACTTGCTCTTTGACAAACTTGGGCAATGAAATGTATACCTGTATTAAAATTCAAAAGCAATGAGTTGTTGCAAAAAATATTTACCTAATGATTTATTTAGAGCACCTAGAGGCAGGAGATCTGCATTCAGAACTCTGGTGCActagttctgtgaccttgagaaagttatTTAACCTAGCCAAACCATAATCTTCCAGTTTGGAAAGATCTGGATAGCAATTCCCACTTGCTTTGAAAAGCTGTGTGGATTAAGAGTGATAATCTGTATAAAGTGCCTCCCACAGTGTATGGGACATAATATACACTCAAAGTTTAGTTATTATCAATACCGAGGTAATTACTACTCAGGAACACCTTAAACAGAACCTGACAGAGAATATCTTCCCTTCCTGGCGCAAGTTTGGAACAAATGTTAGAAAGGAGTGTATGGCATTCAGTTCTTTTTCTACAACTTCGGAACAGCCA includes:
- the FAM98A gene encoding protein FAM98A, translating into MECDLLESDILESLEDLGYKGPLLEDGALSQAVSAGASSPEFTKLCAWLVSELRVLCKLEENVQATNSPSEAEEFQLEVSGLLGEMNCPYLSLTSGDVTKRLLVQKNCLLLLTYLISELEAARMLCVNTPPKKAQEGGGSEVFQELKGICIALGMSKPPANITMFQFFSGIEKKLKETLAKVPPNHVGKPLLKKPMGPAHWEKIEAINQAIANEYEVRRKLLIKRLDVTVQSFGWSDRAKSQTEKLAKVYQPKRSVLSPKSTIAVAHLLAARQDLSKILRTSSGSIREKTACAINKVLMGRVPDRGGRPNEIEPPPPEMPPWQKRQDGPQQQAGGRGGGRGGYEHSSYGGRGGHEQGGGRGGRGGGGYDHGGRGGGRGNKHQGGWTDGGSGGGGGYQDGGYRDSGFQPGGYHGGHSGGYQGGGYGGFQTSTYTGSGYQGGGYQQDNRYQDSGHHGGDRGSGRGGRGGRGGRGGRGAGQGGGWGGRGSQNYHQGGQFEQHFQHGGYQYNHSGFGQGRHYTS